A genomic segment from Streptomyces sp. NBC_00459 encodes:
- a CDS encoding ABC transporter substrate-binding protein, which translates to MNRKTLVLPTVVGLLAPVLAACGGVDGGGSSSDAIVVGTTDTFTASKEAPAPIDPAYAYDVGTWNILRQTVQTLMVQPRGDGEPVPEAAEKCAFTDSGNERYACTLRKDLKFSDGEAITASDVKFSIDRALRIKADSGVFALLSTIDTVETQGDREVIFHLKSADATFPFKLSTPVAGIVNPDDYDKDKLRDGFDVDGSGPYTLHSEVKNDELVNAVFTKNPYYKGQLTPKNDKVEMRSFADADEMGTALSKGDIDLMTRTMSPEQIRKLDDDSSGDIDLVQMPGLEIRYLAFNTDAPTVKTKAVRQAMAQIINRAELVSKVYGDEAEPLYSLVPATITGHSNSFFNKYGEPNDIKAKTLMENAGITTPVKLTLHFTTDHYGSATKQEFEELQKQLNASGLFKVTIKGAPWTTFRPAEKEGEYDVYGMGWFPDFPDADNYLAPFLDKDNFLNLPYSNAKIRDSLIPESRREADRLTASTSLTDIQDIVADDVPVLPLWQGNQYIAARDGVTGAEWAINSSSTLQLWELGRGVTN; encoded by the coding sequence ATGAACCGCAAGACTTTGGTGCTGCCGACAGTGGTCGGCCTGCTCGCTCCGGTGCTGGCCGCCTGTGGCGGAGTCGACGGCGGGGGCAGCAGCAGCGACGCGATCGTCGTCGGCACCACGGACACGTTCACCGCCTCGAAGGAGGCCCCGGCGCCGATCGACCCGGCCTACGCCTACGACGTCGGCACCTGGAACATCCTGCGCCAGACCGTGCAGACCCTCATGGTCCAGCCGCGCGGCGACGGTGAACCGGTGCCCGAGGCCGCCGAGAAGTGCGCGTTCACGGACAGCGGCAACGAGCGCTACGCCTGCACCCTGCGCAAGGACCTCAAGTTCTCCGACGGCGAGGCCATCACGGCGTCCGACGTGAAGTTCTCCATCGACCGGGCCCTGCGGATCAAGGCGGACAGCGGTGTGTTCGCCCTGCTGTCCACGATCGACACCGTCGAGACCCAGGGCGACCGCGAGGTCATCTTCCACCTCAAGTCCGCCGACGCCACCTTCCCGTTCAAGCTGTCCACCCCGGTCGCGGGCATCGTCAACCCGGACGACTACGACAAGGACAAGCTGCGCGACGGCTTCGACGTCGACGGCTCCGGCCCGTACACGCTCCACTCCGAGGTCAAGAACGACGAACTCGTCAATGCCGTCTTCACCAAGAACCCTTATTACAAGGGTCAGTTGACGCCGAAGAACGACAAGGTCGAAATGCGTTCCTTCGCGGACGCCGACGAGATGGGCACCGCGCTCTCCAAGGGCGACATCGACCTGATGACCCGCACGATGTCCCCCGAGCAGATCAGAAAGCTCGACGACGACTCGAGCGGCGACATCGACCTCGTCCAGATGCCCGGCCTAGAAATCCGTTACCTCGCCTTCAACACCGACGCGCCCACGGTGAAGACGAAAGCGGTCCGCCAGGCGATGGCCCAGATCATCAACCGCGCCGAACTCGTCTCCAAGGTGTACGGCGACGAGGCCGAGCCGCTCTACTCGCTGGTCCCGGCCACGATCACCGGCCACTCGAACTCCTTCTTCAACAAGTACGGCGAGCCGAACGACATCAAGGCCAAAACCCTGATGGAGAACGCCGGTATCACCACCCCGGTGAAACTGACCCTGCACTTCACGACCGACCACTACGGTTCGGCCACCAAGCAGGAGTTCGAGGAACTGCAGAAGCAGCTCAACGCCAGCGGGCTGTTCAAGGTGACCATCAAGGGCGCCCCCTGGACCACTTTCCGTCCGGCCGAGAAGGAAGGCGAGTACGACGTCTACGGGATGGGCTGGTTCCCGGACTTCCCCGACGCCGACAACTACCTCGCGCCGTTCCTCGACAAGGACAACTTCCTCAACCTGCCGTACTCCAACGCCAAGATCCGCGACAGCCTGATCCCCGAGTCCCGCCGCGAGGCCGACCGCCTGACGGCCTCCACGAGTCTCACGGACATCCAGGACATCGTGGCCGACGACGTACCCGTCCTGCCGCTGTGGCAGGGCAACCAGTACATTGCAGCGCGCGACGGCGTCACCGGAGCCGAGTGGGCCATCAACTCCTCGTCTACGCTCCAGCTTTGGGAGCTCGGCCGCGGTGTGACCAACTGA
- a CDS encoding response regulator — translation MAIRVLLVDDQPLLRTGFRMILEAEQDIAVVGEAGDGLQAIDQVRALQPDVVLMDIRMPRMDGVEATRQITGPGRDGPAKVLVLTTFDLDEYVVEALRAGASGFLLKDAPANELVQAIRVVASGEAMLAPSITRRLLDKYAGHLPSGDEPVPDALHTLTEREVEVLKLVARGLSNAEIAADLFVSETTVKTHVGHVLTKLGLRDRVQAAVYAYESGLVRPGAQ, via the coding sequence GTGGCCATCCGCGTCCTACTTGTCGACGACCAGCCGCTGCTGCGTACCGGGTTCCGGATGATTCTGGAGGCCGAGCAGGACATCGCGGTTGTCGGCGAGGCCGGAGACGGTCTACAGGCGATCGACCAGGTGCGGGCCCTGCAGCCCGATGTTGTGCTGATGGACATCCGGATGCCGCGGATGGACGGTGTGGAGGCGACCCGGCAGATCACCGGGCCGGGGCGGGACGGGCCGGCGAAGGTGCTGGTGCTGACGACCTTCGATCTCGACGAGTACGTGGTGGAGGCGCTGCGGGCCGGCGCCAGCGGCTTCCTGCTGAAGGACGCGCCGGCGAACGAGCTGGTGCAGGCGATCCGGGTGGTGGCCTCGGGTGAGGCGATGCTCGCGCCGAGCATCACGCGACGGCTGCTGGACAAGTACGCGGGGCATCTGCCGTCGGGCGACGAGCCCGTGCCGGACGCGCTGCACACGTTGACCGAGCGTGAGGTCGAGGTGCTGAAGCTGGTGGCGCGGGGACTGTCGAACGCGGAGATCGCCGCTGATCTGTTCGTCAGTGAGACCACGGTCAAGACGCATGTCGGGCATGTGCTGACCAAGCTGGGGCTGCGCGACCGGGTGCAGGCCGCGGTGTACGCGTACGAGAGCGGGCTGGTGCGGCCCGGCGCGCAGTGA
- a CDS encoding HAD family hydrolase, with amino-acid sequence MTSTVPALGTRTAEGSALQAVLLDMDGTLVDTEGFWWDVEVEIFAGLGHALDDSWRHVVVGGPMTRSAGFLIEATGADITFAELSVLLNDGFEDRIGRALPLMPGAARLLAELSAHEIPTALVSASHRRIIDRVLASLGPQHFALSIAGDEVERTKPFPDPYLIAAAGLGADPARCAVVEDTATGVAAAEAAGCHVVAVPSVAPIAPGARRTIVTSLEEVDLPFLHGLMRNN; translated from the coding sequence ATGACCAGCACGGTCCCCGCGCTCGGAACCCGTACGGCCGAAGGCTCAGCACTGCAGGCCGTCCTCCTCGACATGGACGGCACCCTGGTGGACACCGAGGGTTTCTGGTGGGACGTCGAGGTCGAGATCTTCGCCGGTCTCGGTCACGCCCTCGACGACTCATGGCGGCACGTCGTGGTCGGCGGCCCCATGACCCGCAGCGCCGGTTTCCTCATCGAGGCCACCGGCGCCGACATCACCTTCGCCGAACTCTCGGTACTGCTCAACGACGGGTTCGAGGACCGTATCGGCCGCGCCCTGCCCCTGATGCCGGGCGCCGCCCGCCTCCTCGCCGAACTCTCCGCGCACGAGATCCCGACGGCCCTCGTCTCCGCCTCGCACCGCCGGATCATCGACCGCGTCCTGGCCTCCCTGGGCCCGCAGCACTTCGCCCTGAGCATCGCCGGCGACGAGGTGGAGCGTACGAAGCCCTTCCCCGACCCCTATCTGATCGCCGCCGCCGGCCTCGGCGCCGACCCGGCGAGATGCGCCGTCGTCGAGGACACCGCGACCGGGGTCGCAGCCGCCGAGGCCGCCGGCTGCCACGTCGTGGCCGTGCCGTCGGTCGCGCCCATCGCCCCCGGCGCGCGCCGCACGATCGTCACCTCGCTGGAAGAAGTCGACCTGCCCTTTCTGCACGGGCTGATGAGGAACAACTGA
- a CDS encoding ABC transporter substrate-binding protein, translating to MNLRNQWPVLPIVAGLASGLLTGCGSENGDSGADGSAVVMGMSDDVLATDPASGYDPGSWLLFNNVFQSLLSFPNGGTEPQPEAAKECAFSDAQTKVYKCTLRDGLKFSNGDELTSEDVKFSFDRMLKINDAAGPAIMFPMLGSVDTPDEQTVVFNLKVPDATFPSKIASGAGSIVDHQQYDKDGLRKDGQAVGSGPYKLDSFDEDSAVFSVNPNYKGTAEVHNSGVTLKFFHGDQTKLKQAIVDKDIDIAYRGLKAGDIADIENASGNEGVDVVEGTSAEVQHLVFNMDDPIAGKIGVRKAIAYLLDREALVDQVYEDTATPLYSIIPAGIAGHNTAFFDTYGARPSKAKAQAALQADGITDRVKLTLWSTPSRYGPATDDEFQAIAKQLNASGLFEATVKSVPFAQYEKDIEAGKYGVYVKGWVPDYPDADNFTAPFFGQGNVLGNNFTNTTITDTLIPGTAAQSDRAATDTDFGELQDIVAREVPVLPIWQAKQYAVVRDDVYGLEYCLDASTVFRFWEINKG from the coding sequence GTGAACCTGCGCAACCAGTGGCCAGTCCTGCCCATCGTGGCGGGGCTGGCTTCCGGCCTGCTGACCGGATGCGGCTCGGAGAACGGCGACTCGGGGGCCGACGGCTCCGCCGTGGTCATGGGGATGTCCGACGACGTCCTGGCGACCGACCCCGCCTCCGGCTACGACCCCGGTTCCTGGCTGTTGTTCAACAACGTCTTCCAGTCGTTGCTGAGCTTCCCCAACGGGGGCACCGAACCGCAGCCCGAGGCAGCCAAGGAGTGCGCCTTCAGCGACGCGCAGACCAAGGTGTACAAGTGCACCCTGCGCGACGGCCTGAAGTTCAGCAACGGTGACGAACTCACCTCGGAGGACGTGAAGTTCTCCTTCGACCGCATGCTGAAGATCAACGACGCCGCGGGCCCCGCGATCATGTTCCCGATGCTCGGCTCGGTGGACACCCCCGACGAGCAGACCGTCGTCTTCAACCTCAAGGTGCCCGACGCCACCTTCCCCAGCAAGATCGCCTCCGGCGCCGGCTCGATCGTCGACCACCAGCAGTACGACAAGGACGGCCTGCGCAAGGACGGCCAAGCCGTCGGCTCCGGCCCCTACAAGCTGGACTCGTTCGACGAGGACAGCGCGGTCTTCTCCGTCAACCCGAACTACAAGGGCACCGCCGAGGTCCACAACTCCGGCGTCACCCTCAAGTTCTTCCACGGCGACCAGACCAAGCTGAAGCAGGCGATCGTCGACAAGGACATCGACATCGCCTACCGAGGCCTCAAGGCCGGCGACATAGCCGACATCGAGAACGCCAGTGGCAACGAGGGCGTCGACGTCGTCGAGGGCACCAGCGCCGAGGTCCAGCACCTCGTCTTCAACATGGACGACCCGATCGCCGGAAAGATCGGCGTACGCAAGGCCATCGCCTACCTCCTCGACCGCGAGGCCCTGGTCGACCAGGTCTACGAGGACACGGCGACCCCCCTCTACTCGATCATCCCGGCCGGTATAGCCGGTCACAACACCGCCTTCTTCGACACCTACGGCGCCCGCCCCTCCAAGGCGAAGGCCCAGGCCGCACTCCAGGCCGACGGCATCACCGACAGGGTCAAGCTGACCCTCTGGTCGACCCCGTCCCGCTACGGCCCCGCCACCGACGACGAGTTCCAGGCCATCGCCAAGCAGCTCAACGCCAGCGGCCTGTTCGAGGCGACCGTCAAGTCCGTACCCTTCGCGCAGTACGAGAAGGACATCGAGGCCGGCAAGTACGGCGTGTACGTGAAGGGCTGGGTGCCGGACTACCCCGACGCCGACAACTTCACCGCCCCCTTCTTCGGCCAGGGCAACGTACTCGGCAACAACTTCACCAACACCACGATCACCGACACCCTGATCCCCGGCACCGCCGCCCAGAGCGACCGCGCCGCGACCGACACGGACTTCGGCGAGCTCCAGGACATCGTCGCCCGGGAGGTCCCCGTCCTCCCCATCTGGCAGGCCAAGCAGTACGCCGTCGTCCGCGATGACGTCTACGGCCTGGAGTACTGCCTCGACGCCTCGACCGTCTTCCGTTTCTGGGAGATCAACAAGGGCTGA